From Leishmania braziliensis MHOM/BR/75/M2904 complete genome, chromosome 35:
TCTCTTGCCTCCACCTTACACTGCGCCACGAGTGGCGCTGTCCACTCCTTGTAGCCTTTCGTCGCCTGCGCCGCATCCGCCACTTTGCCAATCGGCATTGCCTGGTCAAATGGCAGCACATCCAGGTAGCTCTGGACGCCGCGCGGCTGACCAGTGAGAAGGACCTTGGTGAGGAATCCCACGAACGCGAAGGAGCCGCGTGTCAGGTCCTCCCAGAACGGCACAGGCTCACCATGTCGTTCGGGAGACACCTTCAAGGCGATGTTCGGGTCGCTGGCGATGCTCAGCACGCTCTGCGTTGCCTCGATAGGAACGACGGCGACAAAGTCGAACTCAGGAATCCGCTCGGTGGCGAGGAGGCCTAATGGTGTGATGTGGACACGCTGAAAGAGACGGCACCCTTTCATAATCGCCCACGTAACGAAGTCGAGCAACGTGGGGTTGCATCGGGTGATGCGTACGCCGCCCATTGCCAGAGCGCGCACAGGTAAAGAAAAATTAAAGAAACCACTAAGGGCAAAGGAATCGGCTCGATGGCGCACAAGAAGGCGTGCCTGTGCAGGTGAAGATTAGTCGGAAACAAAAATAAAGCTCCACTATAAGCGTGTCATGAAGTGCAAACACATAGTCAACAGCAGAGGGGACTACTGTCACGCATGCCAGAAAGTAAAGCGCCGACAGCAAAGAATGAAATCCCGAAATAAGGCGCACAGCCAGCGATCTtcaaagagaaaagagatcAAGAGAGACGGATAGAAGAGCGATGTCATACGTGCAGCAAGAAGTACCATGAGCAATGGACCGGTGCTGCGTCTTGCTGCGACTAGTCAGTAGCGTCTTCCCAGTACACGAGATGGAAAGGGACGAAaaggacgaagaggagagcaaaaacaaaaggcCAGATGCTCCAGCCACATGCAATcaaacgcagcagcacacatgACTGGGCAACATACATTATATGCAGTACCCCTCCCAAGCTGAATGGAGACATGACTGGTCTCATGTTCACACTGCCAACACAGAACGGCGCGCTCATACAAAGGGGAAGAATCATAAATAAATAGATAAGCTCACTTGCTGTACACGATTCTCCCTCCCACCGGCTTTTTTCTGCACTGATGAGTAAGTCCCGGTCCTTTTGCGTCgtttgggggagggaggaggagcgttGCTGTCGTTTCGCTTTTGCTGAGAACACCATCGCAGGAACTCggggcgagagaagagaaggtggaAAAGTATTGTGACCCACCAACGCCAATCCTCTTCTGCACTCCAACGGGCAAAAACaatgggggagagaaaaatcGAGAAAAAAAGCTAACAGGGCAGCACACAAACACATCGATACAGTTTGCCGATATGCAAGGCAAGGAGCAGAGGTATACTCGCACTCCAATGcctacacagacacacaacTATGCGCATAGGCAGACTCGTgagcagagaagcacacTGCGGCCTTgccggggggaggggcgaagGGGAAAGCCTTCCTCATCGCAGCGCGGAAAAATCCAAGCTGACCTACATCCATCCcaaacatacacacagacatcGCCAAAGTCAACGTCTTCTGCACACCGTCACGGGATCTATAGGGgacatctctctctctctctctctctcggtccGCAATTTTCTCGCGTCACGTCGTGCAATTACCATAGAAACAATCTCCCCTCCACAACTCTGACCTGTCTCTGCTCACCTGTCGCTCCCTTGGTATTCGACACATTAGACCTCCACAATATCAACCAGCTGGCGGATCTCTTCCTTGAGTACCGGCGTCGTACCAGGCCTGAGCACGATTTCCTGTCGTGGGTACATACGCTCGTTCGGCTTGTCGTACCCGATCATGACCTCCGTCTTGTCTTTAGTGATGACGCACACATCCACCTGGGTACCGCTATAAGGATCATTAAAGATACCCTTGCGGATGGCCGACGCCACCAGTTCCTTGGCCTCCTCGCACGTCATGTTGTCCTTGTAGGCAGTCTCCATCTGTGCCATGGCGGCAATGCTGCCGCTACCCATCGTCACGAAAGGTAAACGATCGGTGCTGCCGTGTGGCGCAATGGTGGCTAAGAACGGACCCTCCACATCCACGCCACCAAGCACGAGCGCCGCGCTGACGTGGCCCTGGTAACGGTACAAGTgacgcttcagcagcgtcagtGCCTCGAGCACGCGGGACTGTTTGCCCGTCTCGAGTCGGTGCAGAGCCAGGTGCGAGGACACCATGTTCGTTACAGCCTCCGTATCCGCCGATGTgccggcaccgcagcacatGATGTTCGGAGCCATATAGTGAATCTTACGGCAGTGCTTGTCCGCTACAATACTGCCCTCAGTGGCACGAGTATCAGCGCCGAGCACGACGCCGTCCTGGTAAACGACGCCGACGATAGTCGTACCGGTCTTCAGCGTGCGTGGTGCAGAATAACCCTCAGCTTCCAGATTGAGGTTACGCTGAACATTTTCAAAGTTGAATCCGGGCATAGCGCAAGCGGGGTCCTTTCTTTTCGCAGTGCGGGCAAGTGCGTAGTTTGCCGTCGGTCCTTTCTTTATTTGTAAGATagcgagaagagcaaaaagaGGGTGGCCGCAGAAACAAACCAgcaaaagggagaaaaaaataAATCAAAGGCCCCTGTATGCCGCTGCGTCACCTCGAGGACACACTGAGACCGAGGGAGGCGTAAacggaagggagagggaggcgctcAAGTGTATGGAAAAGGAGTGAAGTGTAGCTAAGTAGTGGAGAAAGATGAGGTAGAGGTGGAGTGCTTAGGCGTGGGGGAGGAAGGTAGAGTGGACACTGAGTAAGCTGTGAAGCAACAGGGCGAGAGTGTGAGAACCACAAGGCTCATTACGCAAAAGAGAATGCAGCAAACAAAGTGATACGGCAGGTGCAggtgaaagaggaagagagaataGAAGAGAGTTGTGAACAAGATGCTCAGCCTCAGAGTCAAGCTGGTGTCGTCCAAGCCGATACACGCACGTAGGCCGCGGTGAGGCCAAAAGATAAATCTAACTCAATGTGTGAGATTCACGCATAATTCACATTCGCCAAGGATGGGAGGCGAAGATGTTGTACTCGTCAAGATCTCTTCAGTGGCAAGCGCTTATCATACACGGTGGCGTAGAGACTGCTTCACAAGCAGTGCCTTTCTGCTGTTTCACTCATTGAATGGCAAACAAAACAGGAAGAGatcgctcccctccccctaccaCCACAACCAGCACCCTCCTGCGTGTCTGCACTTCTTAGCTCTGTCCAGATATAGTGGGGATAAACCTGATGCCACCAACGACGCCGCACACATGCAGCAGAGTCCCTGACATATGCAGAGGGGCACACGGGCAGAAAGAATGTGCAGGGTACACAGCCCTTCAAAAtgaaaaagaagaaggaaaTCCACACATGCCAGCGTGGTTACTGTGAACACAACAAAACGACGACATAAgcagtagagagagagagggacgccCCGGGGGGCCCTTCTCGGGTTGCGCTACAATTCCATACACTCGCTCCGCAGCCCCCTTCCCTCGGATGTAAAAAATCATCACCAATGCGCCTACAGTGGCCCGAAAGCCAACCCAGAGAAGGCTAGCCACCGCGCACAGCATATAAGTGACGCTTCCTACGGTGTCTTCTTCAGATTTTTGAAGTCGTACTTGTCAGACGGCTGCAGATTCATCCAGTAATCCTCACCCTTCTTCTGGCGCCtatcctcctccacctcgctgaACTCTTCGGCCACAGGTTGCCCGTCTCCAAGAAACACGGGCTCCTCTCCTggcggcagctccgccgTCACAGACGCGTTTGGAGCTATCATTTTGTTCGCCTCGTCGAAGGAAGCAGAGTCCGTCAGCTTGGCGCGCGGTTCGTTTGGCGTTGGACCAGCGAACCGATAGGCATCCTGCACGTGCTCCTGaatcgccgctgccagctTCTCTTTTGTACCCTCTGTATTGGTCAGGTTCAACTTCACGATACGGCGCGAAACTGGGTAGCCAAagagcggtggcggcactgccTTGAGCCCGAGCTTCAgccgctctcttccctcaaTGTTCGGCTCTAAGATGCTGAAGACGTAGTAGTGCTTGTACTTGGAGATCTTTCGAGACTGCTTGATGTGCACCAGATCTCCCTCCACGCAGGCAAGATCCTCATCGTGAGCAAAGAACCGGCTCGTGCGTGACACACGCTGGTTGAACTTCGGGTAGTAGACCATGTGATTCGCTGCCACAACAGCCGTCTTGAGCATGCTGGTACTGACTACGTAGCCAATCTTGTCAGAGCCTTGGCGAGGTTGGTTGAAAATCATTGACGTCAGGTCGTACGGCCACGGCATGCGACGTGGACGCTGCCCCTGCACACCGGTCATCGAGACAGCCCAATGATGGCGCGTGCGATTTGGGAAAGCATTACGTTTGAACTTGCGGATGTAGACACGGTGATTTgcgttgtgtgtgttcttggtgcgcgcgccgccgtacATCATCACGCACCGCTGACGGTGTTCCGTCTGGAAGTTCCACCATGGGAATCGAAGAAGTGACTGGCGAAACATGAGAGTTTTGTGAGGCGAGCCAATCTTCGCAGAAAAGTTTCGAATCAAGTACCTTTCGAGCGCACTGTAACGTGGTCAAAAGGAAACGTCGAAGAGAGGCAATTCTACCTGCCACGATTCTTGGGTCCCTCCGATATGCTCCAGCAAAGTGAACAGGTGTGCTAGAGCGTCAAGGCGCGGAGATCCACAGCGCATAACAACACGTCCCGCAACCCAAATTACAACAAAGAAACGTGCACACGTTCCGTCACCGACCCGGCACCCTGTATttaagggagaggggtgggggctgcGAGTCTGCACACGTCTTTATGGAAGCCCTTCAGCAGAAAAGGTGGAGTCGTTTGACACGCACCCctcgatgtgtgtgtgtgtgtccagACGCTTCGCGCTTACAGAAACAATGACAACGGGAGAGGCCCCACAGAAAAACGAGtcgcacgtgtgtgtattgGTGTGTGCAGGTAGTGCACCGAAGAAGCAAGAGAGGACACACAGACAGCAAGCActgggaagaggaagacgactGCAAGTGCAAATGCAAAGAGAAGACTGAGTGTAGCACGAAACCGTCCCCAAGTGAGTATGAGTCACTTGGATAGGTGGGAAAAGAGAACGGGAGAGGGGTAGGCACATGCGGCAGAAAATTCCTACATGTGCGTCCCTTTTTTCCATTGCAGCGAAGCACATGATGGGTGCATTGATGTTTAGGTGTGTGAAGTTCGACAAAACGCTGCAAGCTCAAgccgcggaggaggggtgaagtCTTCGCGCAATATGCTTGCTCAACTTGTTTTCGTCGTGTTTGTGCATGCaactttttcttttttttttgggggggggagggggggcttCCTCCCAACACGGAAGAGGGGGTTGTGACTCGGTATCGGCATAGGTACGTTATTTACAAGAACCATCCACTGAATTTTGGGTGTGTGGACCTTCGGAAGGATGCGCGTGTTTCCTTTTACGAACAAAGGAACAGAAACAACGAAAACgaaacgaaagagaaaacaacaagCGAACAAATGACAGTGACACCTCCATTCAATACGCCATCAAGTGAGATAAACCAAAGGCGAAGCTGCCCGTTTTATTTTCTTTGCACTTGCATCgcccctacacacacacacacacaggcacacatacgcacgaCTGCATGTGATGCTCTGTTCTCTCCATCGATGCCTTTATAGGCTGCATCTTcacaccctctcctcctctgcgtcGTCTTCTGTGTTGAGAGGCTCATTCTCTTTCTACATCCCCCTCGTCTCTCAAGTTCTATTCGCCATGGCAAGCGGCGCAGTAGCGGGGAACGCGGGGGAGAAGCAACGAGGTgcaccacccacacacatacacacacacacacatatatatacaaAGTAGTAAAGAATTCACAAGACGGAATTGTatgcatgtgtatgtgtgtgtggcgctgAAGGGAAGGGCACGACGGCTATGCAGCGT
This genomic window contains:
- a CDS encoding 30S Ribosomal protein S17-like protein, with protein sequence MFRQSLLRFPWWNFQTEHRQRCVMMYGGARTKNTHNANHRVYIRKFKRNAFPNRTRHHWAVSMTGVQGQRPRRMPWPYDLTSMIFNQPRQGSDKIGYVVSTSMLKTAVVAANHMVYYPKFNQRVSRTSRFFAHDEDLACVEGDLVHIKQSRKISKYKHYYVFSILEPNIEGRERLKLGLKAVPPPLFGYPVSRRIVKLNLTNTEGTKEKLAAAIQEHVQDAYRFAGPTPNEPRAKLTDSASFDEANKMIAPNASVTAELPPGEEPVFLGDGQPVAEEFSEVEEDRRQKKGEDYWMNLQPSDKYDFKNLKKTP
- a CDS encoding putative proteasome beta 2 subunit, with product MPGFNFENVQRNLNLEAEGYSAPRTLKTGTTIVGVVYQDGVVLGADTRATEGSIVADKHCRKIHYMAPNIMCCGAGTSADTEAVTNMVSSHLALHRLETGKQSRVLEALTLLKRHLYRYQGHVSAALVLGGVDVEGPFLATIAPHGSTDRLPFVTMGSGSIAAMAQMETAYKDNMTCEEAKELVASAIRKGIFNDPYSGTQVDVCVITKDKTEVMIGYDKPNERMYPRQEIVLRPGTTPVLKEEIRQLVDIVEV